A single window of Scylla paramamosain isolate STU-SP2022 chromosome 27, ASM3559412v1, whole genome shotgun sequence DNA harbors:
- the LOC135114314 gene encoding uncharacterized protein LOC135114314 — protein MEQANKHFILRTAERISFRFDIYLGDAGGKRSRADHEDVNVEKMSEPAKKKLIFSDDDMSPLPASPPPDAPSGQESQQQQPASQSIPPPQESLMPPPTEAQPQRSDESTVGGKEGQEAKKKSQENRKKKNIPPNTPEDDSTPKLPVAPAAPRKKLVPRVIKTTPVIDSDDDDLFAFNSQMF, from the exons atggagcaagctAACAAACATTTCATCTTGAGAACTGCGG aacgcatctctttccgctttgatatctatctgggcgatgctgggggtaagcgaagccgtgctgaccatgaggatgtcaatgtggagaaaatgtcagaacctgcaaagaagaaattgatctttagtgatgacgacatgtcgccactgccggccagcccacctcctgacgctccatcaggacaggagtcgcaacagcagcagccggcATCGCAGTCGATTCCGCCACCTCAGGAGTCGCTGATGCCACCTCCGACCGAAGCACAGCCGCAACGGTCAGATGAGTCGACAGTAGGCGGCAAAGAGGGTcaggaggcgaagaagaagtcgcaggaaaacagaaaaaaaaaaaatattccccctaacacgccagaggacgacagcacaccaaaactccccgttgctccagccgcccctcgtaagaagctggttcctagagttattaaaactacgcccgtcattgacagcgatgacgatgatctcttcgccttcaattcgcaaatgttttga
- the LOC135114316 gene encoding histone H4, with protein sequence MTGRGKGGKGLGKGGAKRHRKVLRDNIQGITKPAIRRLARRGGVKRISGLIYEETRGVLKVFLENVIRDAVTYTEHAKRKTVTAMDVVYALKRQGRTLYGFGG encoded by the coding sequence atgactggccgcggcaagggaggcaagggtcttggaaagggaggcgccaagcgtcaccgtaaggttctgcgtgataacatccagggaatcaccaagcctgctatccgtcgtctagctcgccgaggtggcgtcaagcgcatctctggtctcatctacgaggagactcgtggggtgctcaaggtgttccttgagaacgttatcagggatgctgtcacctataccgagcacgccaagcgtaagaccgttactgccatggacgttgtctacgccctcaagcgtcagggccgtaccctgtacggatttggtggttaa
- the LOC135114313 gene encoding uncharacterized protein LOC135114313: MGVHCGTAEARLLCEVCGRWHTNPSCPSCVEDQCDLCERCGLLFPHPPPEHTCEVGNPASSGSHSIEVGQNGGVEGPRRRTSQGDIPRGGGGRDSPRPGPSGLSGNVFNSSETSSPSLPTQDTPQAEADHDECSMAGESADADLDERGMPEEPRLIDSRENFMRSFTRHQYDIPDHVSRDPLGLLTEYREFFIREIRSYFTSHGSPFPPTLKIFSHISLLLVKFSTLGEDEHRVIHIAFRARLITYQDVSDLVDLWIHQLNSRLESLTSETEGSGFIISRVQNFFINYCLHVACSGIGDYVAYPRGVRGGNEIFNPDGRHSSCVIQCLAAFRLHARGVPWKRIPKILRRRHGGEKYVTRGKVDSPVTWENLSQLERLNRLSLDVYTLTKSGEIYYLTLSRKGSRKYKTVVSLLLLGGKHMTLIKDVEKLHRKLTRSSPTPEGHQFCKVCFSSVPKSVSLSDHECHCDFTQTLLFPGDGEKVKFKNFAYTYQPAYLAFFDFETMIKPKENRSVIAEHDPIGYSYLIINRHGDVVEKRSYFGEDPVNNFIDSLSNAWGIIKESVVSYPISMSAEDEAHFKRQRHCELCHQPFNVKTPPHKHHDHSLPQNNYKGALCARCNLQCRDMRKYLITLAHNMSFDVSLIIKDLHLPESHVDILAKSESHLLKVRIKELQFQDTLSIMNAGLGHLAQSHVQAGYSTRYAQEMVNYLPEDVRRVICTQKQFLCYEYITDLGRLEDRQLPPREAFYDTLKGKALPPGEYEHAQSVWSMTSCRTLGDYIRLYCEIDVGLLADTYLKYRSYLHEFYGLDVAHYVSLSSYAYDAFLKSTGVQLDPPYDPNMYHLIKRNVRGGFVTCVRPHLQSNHEPDGGPGTYVFYLDYNSLYASVMCSPLPMGDIKKLSQSEMDDFFEVGIQNHATDGDVGYWLHLDSCDVSPDVARITDEFPLCLAHMTITEDDISPYSKRLLEAEGRKLGRKNRKLVASHKGLKDHLISLELLQLLLSLGLEIQCVHAIYRFRQAPYLKPFIERNVAQRKNETCAIKNRICKLMSNAVYGRSMLSEVKYGLQQKLVTKRKTFLKYARNPSFKRVHQLGEDRVICVNSKNTIKIRQPNYLGYHILEVAKKYMYNFWYRVIKANYGERAKLAYEDTDSFIFSLHIPTNLNDELKHGPMANFLDTSNFASDHPCFNGERKGQLGLLKSETGSTLIKEAIILKPKMYSLLLEDDKQVSRGKGIPTHLQQNILHQQYRETLNNVACGMVDCYNIRNVKGQICTTRMRKRTLSHFDDKRFHVDGYTSRAYYHPDNDPRERDVENEMEEEVAVDVGEVEVDEEEDEEEEEEEEEEEGEEEGEDGVMSGLWRDRERLSAALFTS; this comes from the exons atgggtgttcattgtggaacagcagaggcgcggcttttatgtgaagtgtgtgggagatggcaCACCAATCCATCctgcccctcatgtgtggaagaccagtgtgatttatgcgagcggtgtggacttctgtttccacatccaccgccagaacacacctgcgaagttggcaatcctgcttcttctg gctcACACTCGATTGAGGTTGGACAGAACGGCGGCGTAGAAGGCCCACGTCGGCGGACGTCACAAGGCGACATCCCAcgcggaggcgggggaagag actcgccacggccgggaccgagtggattatcggggaacgtattcaattcttccgagacttcaagtccttcactacctacacaag acacgccacaagcgGAGGCGGACCACGATGAGTGCAGCATGGCGGGAGAGTCGGCGGATGCAGACCTTGACGAGCGCGGGATGCCGGAAGAACCGCGGTTAATTGactcgagggaaaattttatgaggagcttcaccagacatcaatatgacatacctgatcatgtaagcagagatccactcggtctacttaccgaatacagggagttctttatacgggaaattagatcatatttcacgtcacacggctcgccattcccccccaccctgaaaatattttcacacatttctctgttactagtgaaattctctaccttaggggaggatgaacatcgagtcattcatattgcttttagagcacgactgatcacctatcaagatgtgtctgaccttgttgatttatggatccatcagctgaacagtcggctggaaagccttaccagcgagactgaaggatctggttttatcatttcaagagtacagaattttttcatcaattATTGCTTGCACGTCGCatgtagtggcataggagattatgttgcttatcctagaggcgtgcgaggagggaatgaaattttcaatcctgatggccgacattcatcctgtgttattcagtgtttggcggctttcagacttcatgctcgaggtgtaccttggaaaagaattccaaaaatattacggagacggcatggcggagagaaatacgtcacgcgcggaaaagtagacagtccagtgacttgggagaacttgagtcagttagaaaggttaaatcgcctgtctctggacgtttatacactgacaaaaagcggtgagatatactatttaacattatcaagaaaaggctcgcggaagtataaaactgtagtctcactccttttactaggtggaaaacatatgacgctcattaaagacgtggagaagctgcaccggaaattgacgagaagcagccccaccccagagggtcatcagttttgcaaagtatgtttcagctcagttcccaagtctgtcagtttgagcgatcacgagtgtcactgcgacttcactcaaactcttctctttccaggtgacggtgaaaaagtaaaatttaaaaattttgcctacacctatcagcctgcatacttagcattttttgattttgaaactatgataaaacctaaggagaataggagtgtgatagctgaacatgacccaattggttactcgtatctcatcatcaataggcatggagatgtcgtggaaaagagaagttatttcggtgaagatcccgtgaataatttcattgatagcctatccaatgcttggggaatcatcaaggaaagtgtagttagctatccaattagcatgtctgcggaggatgaagcccacttcaaacgtcagcgtcactgcgagctctgccatcaaccctttaatgtgaaaaccccacctcataaacatcacgaccactcattaccacaaaataattacaagggggctttgtgcgcgcgatgcaacctccagtgtcgtgacatgaggaaatatctcatcactctggcacataatatgagctttgacgtctccttaatcataaaagaccttcacttgccagagtcgcacgtggacatccttgccaagtcagaatcgcatttattgaaagtaaggattaaggaattgcagtttcaggacacgctttccattatgaatgctggcctcggtcatctcgctcagagtcacgtgcaggcgggctatagcacgcgttacgcccaggaaatggtgaattacctccccgaggatgtaaggcgtgtaatttgcactcaaaaacagtttctttgttatgagtacatcaccgaccttggtcgcttagaagatcgacaattgccacctcgtgaggcattttatgacacgctcaaggggaaggctctgccacctggagaatatgaacacgctcaaagcgtgtggagtatgacatcctgccgcactttaggcgattacataagactgtattgtgagattgatgtgggattattagccgacacatatctcaaatatagatcatacctgcatgaattttatgggctggacgtggcacattacgtgtcactgtcttcttatgcttatgacgcttttttaaagtcgacaggcgttcaacttgatccaccttacgatcctaacatgtatcacctgatcaaaagaaatgtacgaggaggctttgtaacttgcgtcaggccacacctgcagtcaaaccacgaacccgacggcggacccggcacctatgtgttctatctggactataattcattatatgcaagcgttatgtgttcccccctgcctatgggtgacatcaaaaagctttctcagtcagagatggatgatttttttgaagttggcatccagaatcatgcgacagatggcgacgtcggttactggctgcatttagacagctgtgacgtttcccccgacgtagctcggatcacggacgagttccctctgtgcctcgcacacatgactattacagaagatgacatctcaccgtacagtaaaagactgttagaagctgagggtcgtaagctggggaggaaaaatcgtaaactcgtggccagtcataagggactgaaagatcatctcatcagtctggaattgctgcaacttttactctcacttggactggaaatacaatgtgttcatgctatatataggttcagacaggctccatacctgaaacctttcatagaaaggaacgtcgctcagcgtaaaaatgagacgtgcgccattaaaaatcgcatttgcaaactgatgtcaaacgcagtttatggtagatccatgttatctgaagtgaagtatggcctccagcagaaattagtgacaaaaagaaagactttcctgaagtatgcaagaaatccatcctttaaaagggtccaccaattaggcgaggaccgagtcatatgtgtcaacagtaagaatacgattaaaatcaggcagccaaattacttgggataccatattttagaagtggcaaagaagtacatgtacaacttttggtatcgtgtcatcaaagctaattatggggagagagctaaattagcttatgaagatactgacagtttcattttcagtctgcacatacctacaaacttaaatgatgaactgaaacatggacccatggcaaattttctcgacaccagtaactttgcttcagatcacccgtgttttaatggggagcggaagggtcaactaggcttgttgaaatctgaaaccggatccacgctcatcaaagaggcgattatattaaagccaaagatgtattcgctgctgttggaagatgacaagcaagtatctcgaggtaaaggcattccaactcaccttcagcaaaatatattgcatcagcagtatagggaaacacttaataatgtcgcatgtgggatggtggattgctataatattaggaatgtgaaaggacaaatttgtaccactcgtatgcgaaagcgaacgttgtcacattttgacgacaagcgctttcacgtcgatggctatacctcaagggcgtattatcaccccgacaatgatccgcgggaaagagatgtggagaatgagatggaagaggaggtggcggtggatgtgggggaggtggaggtggatgaggaagaggatgaggaggaggaggaggaggaggaggaggaagagggggaggaagagggggaggatggggtaatgagtggtctgtggcgtgatcgggagagactttccgcggcattattcacatcatga
- the LOC135114502 gene encoding histone H3-like, which translates to ATKAARKSAPATGGVKKPHRYRPGTVALREIRRYQKSTELLIRKLPFQRLVREIAQDFKTDLRFQSSAVMALQEASEAYLVGLFEDTNLCPIHAKRVTIMPK; encoded by the coding sequence gctacaaaggcagctcgcaagtctgctccagccactggaggtgtcaagaaaccccaccgttacaggcctggaaccgttgctctccgtgagatccgccgttatcagaagagcactgagctgcttatcaggaaactgcctttccagcgcctggtgcgtgaaattgctcaggatttcaagactgacctccgcttccagtcctctgctgtcatggctctccaggaagcttccgaggcttacctcgtgggtctgtttgaggataccaacctgtgccccatccatgccaagcgcgtgactatcatgccaaag